One genomic window of Lytechinus variegatus isolate NC3 chromosome 1, Lvar_3.0, whole genome shotgun sequence includes the following:
- the LOC121422076 gene encoding A disintegrin and metalloproteinase with thrombospondin motifs 18-like isoform X6 translates to MRYRREIEDVIEGEQAHIVYKRTSRTRRQTTSSSSDDYIDDSDDNDDDSEFYSYDDQRSDFRGNDTYMYNNDTFCEQVFAPVDLPDHSFLDHGSVDGGNTSDYEPNFADRLAADQEDGDHSQEGGHRYIEVFVIIDDAMVRHHRDDVMNYSFAIMNIVSRRYIDPSLNNEIRMAIVKLAVTETQDLTLIGRDGRNHTLTIHGNGPDLVDDVCGWANILNPASVDDPLHFDNTILMTRRDLYTVSGGRKNFGLLGRAPIGTICRRSYSCNVNEEDGLEAALTITHELGHNLNLYHDPDYGCENGRHVMSSMKVVGASSFKWSHCSATYLALFLNSHKATCLLDMPSTDHPEVNMIPIDQLAGTQYDRLYQCKKAYGSDVHALCGTRAHITCGQIGCNRYGWCLHIAAMEGTSCGKDMWCYSGHCRSSIGGIPDPIDGGWGEWAEDFTPCSRTCGTGVTYRRRPCDNPAPRYGGKACEGPMYIMHTCNENPCPGIQNADDYRRRECSNSNSMVYKYRTFEWTPDTDGNILDDWLCALKCQARIGSYVLEHNRPPYKVSGGTKCWSDEPDELRRTRRCVNNECKEFGCDRVYESGKLFDSCGVCEGTGRTCKRVHGALLERMPVRKMRYWRWMEIPVGVTGVNITNNDAYNQGLVLMVDGRTIFRPTALKRQDAKRFTVDSMLILLQNDYMKWEKLWILSGPTTKPIALDLLNEHFIIKPNAEIRANPTLFYEWYEPISEPVSYYWVLHTLTECSVTCEGGNQTFQPVCVEDINGTRVNVSDIFCKDSPVPSTVYDCNTLRCPGVLWMISDWGQECSVTCGQGVFERFVECVEGYTMVVKPTIDCIVYLGYRPDATLPCSLDPCPTVIATTLSEITMNISTETEGEASMYGDVPTNDTDSGQGGGGVGGLPPFISIPNTASFNEYNLYLLLTGLSISASTACYKLTMRS, encoded by the exons ATGCGATACCGCCGGGAGATCGAAGACGTGATCGAAGGCGAGCAAGCCCATATTGTGTATAAACGAACATCACGTACACGTCGACAAACTACGTCGTCATCATCAGATGATTACATTGACGACAGTGATGATAACGACGATGACAGCGAGTTCTACTCTTATGATGATCAAAGGAGTGATTTTCGCGGCAACgacacttacatgtacaacaatGACACATTCTGTGAGCAAGTTTTCG CACCAGTGGATCTACCTGACCACTCCTTCCTGGATCACGGATCGGTGGATGGTGGCAATACGTCCGACTACGAACCAAACTTTGCCGATAGGTTGGCCGCTGATCAAGAAGACGGAGATCATTCCCAAGAAGGGGGTCATAGATACATCGAGGTCTTCGTCATCATCGACGACGCCATGGTCAGACATCACAGAGATGATGTCATGAATTACTCCTTTGCTATTATGAACATC GTTTCAAGAAGATACATTGATCCTTCATTGAACAATGAAATACGAATGGCTATCGTAAAATTAGCAGTGACTGAAACCCAAGACTTGACG CTGATTGGAAGGGATGGTAGAAACCACACTCTGACGATACATGGTAATGGCCCTGACCTAGTGGATGACGTATGTGGCTGGGCAAATATCTTGAATCCCGCCAGCGTTGATGATCCCCTACACTTTGATAACACAATTCTCATGACAAG GAGAGACCTGTATACCGTCTCTGGAGGCCGTAAGAACTTTGGGCTGTTAGGAAGGGCACCTATTGGGACGATCTGTAGACGGAGTTATTCTTGTAATGTAAATGAAGAAGATGGGTTGGAAGCAGCACTAACAATCACTCATGAACTTGGTCATAA TTTGAATCTATACCACGATCCCGACTATGGTTGTGAAAATGGTCGACATGTCATGTCATCCATGAAGGTCGTAGGGGCTTCATCCTTTAAATGGTCTCATTGTAGTGCAACCTACTTAGCACTGTTTCTCAA TTCTCACAAAGCAACATGCCTTCTGGATATGCCTTCAACAGATCATCCGGAAGTCAATATGATACCTATAGATCAATTAGCAGGTACACAGTATGACAGATTGTATCAATGTAAAAAGGCCTATGGATCTGATGTCCATGCACTATGTGGAACACGAGCTCATATT ACTTGTGGACAAATCGGTTGTAACCGGTACGGGTGGTGTTTGCATATTGCAGCCATGGAAGGCACCAGCTGCGGAAAAGACATG TGGTGTTACAGCGGGCACTGTCGTTCATCTATCGGGGGCATTCCCGACCCCATAGACGGTGGATGGGGGGAATGGGCGGAGGACTTCACCCCTTGTTCTCGTACATGCGGTACAGGTGTTACTTACAGACGACGACCATGTGATAACCCTGCCCCTCGTTATGGCGGCAAGGCGTGTGAAGGCCCGATGTATATCATGCACACTTGCAATGAGAAT CCATGTCCAGGTATCCAGAATGCAGACGATTACAGACGAAGGGAATGCTCCAATTCCAATTCTATGGTCTACAAATATCGTACGTTTGAATGGACCCCGGATACGGATGGCAATATTTTGG ATGATTGGCTGTGCGCTTTGAAATGCCAAGCAAGAATAGGAAGTTATGTGCTCGAGCATAACCGACCACCATATAAAGTATCGGGTGGAACTAAATGCTGGAGTGATGAACCAGATGAGCTAAGACGAACCAGAAGATGTGTCAATAACGAATGCAAA GAGTTCGGGTGCGATCGGGTGTATGAATCGGGTAAATTATTCGACAGTTGTGGTGTTTGCGAGGGGACTGGAAGGACGTGCAAACGGGTGCATGGAGCACTCCTAGAAAGGATGCCAGTAAGGAAAATGA GATACTGGAGGTGGATGGAGATACCCGTTGGAGTTACGGGGGTGAATATAACAAACAATGATGCTTACAATCAAGGTTTGG TTCTGATGGTTGATGGACGAACCATTTTTCGCCCGACTGCTTTAAAAAGACAGGATGCTAAACGATTCACCGTGGATAGTATGTTAATTCTCTTACAAAATGACTATATGAAGTGGGAAAAACTTTGGATTCTTTCTGGACCAACAACAAAGCCGATAGCTCTTGACCTTTTAAATGAACATTTTATTATCAAACCAAATGCTGAAATTCGTGCGAACCCAACGTTATTCTACGAGTGGTATGAACCGATCAGCGAGCCTGTCTCCTATTA TTGGGTGTTACATACGTTGACTGAGTGTTCGGTTACGTGTGAGGGAGGTAATCAGACGTTTCAACCAGTTTGTGTTGAG GATATCAATGGAACTCGTGTAAACGTAAGTGACATATTCTGTAAAGATTCCCCTGTACCATCAACCGTCTATGATTGCAATACACTGCGATGTCCCGGAGTGCTCTGGATGATAAGTGATTGGGGTCAG GAGTGCTCTGTGACATGTGGACAAGGCGTCTTCGAGCGTTTCGTTGAGTGTGTAGAAGGCTATACCATGGTGGTCAAACCGACCATTGACTGCATTGTATATCTGGGGTATAGACCTGATGCAACCTTGCCATGTTCTCTTGATCCATGTCCTACCGTCATTGCGACCACATTATCAG AGATTACAATGAACATATCAACAGAAACTGAAGGAGAAGCATCTATGTATGGTGACGTACCAACTAACGATACAGACTCGGGTCAAGGAGGAGGAGGGGTTGGAGGACTTCCACCATTCATTTCTATACCAAATACTGCTTCTTTTAACGAGTACAATCTTTATCTACTACTCACAGGTCTTTCGATCAGTGCTTCAACAGCGTGTTATAAACTTACAATGCGATCGTAG
- the LOC121422076 gene encoding A disintegrin and metalloproteinase with thrombospondin motifs 18-like isoform X3 has product MTNKRSVDSEPVSNPNPEVKFNAFGQVYHVRLQPNRWLLRQGLVVERVAADGTVTEEEIQDRDCYYFAHLLSHSSESAGALSTCNGLRGLISHDDTDIYIAPLKDHHAMRYRREIEDVIEGEQAHIVYKRTSRTRRQTTSSSSDDYIDDSDDNDDDSEFYSYDDQRSDFRGNDTYMYNNDTFCEQVFAPVDLPDHSFLDHGSVDGGNTSDYEPNFADRLAADQEDGDHSQEGGHRYIEVFVIIDDAMVRHHRDDVMNYSFAIMNIVSRRYIDPSLNNEIRMAIVKLAVTETQDLTLIGRDGRNHTLTIHGNGPDLVDDVCGWANILNPASVDDPLHFDNTILMTSLNLYHDPDYGCENGRHVMSSMKVVGASSFKWSHCSATYLALFLNSHKATCLLDMPSTDHPEVNMIPIDQLAGTQYDRLYQCKKAYGSDVHALCGTRAHITCGQIGCNRYGWCLHIAAMEGTSCGKDMWCYSGHCRSSIGGIPDPIDGGWGEWAEDFTPCSRTCGTGVTYRRRPCDNPAPRYGGKACEGPMYIMHTCNENPCPGIQNADDYRRRECSNSNSMVYKYRTFEWTPDTDGNILDDWLCALKCQARIGSYVLEHNRPPYKVSGGTKCWSDEPDELRRTRRCVNNECKEFGCDRVYESGKLFDSCGVCEGTGRTCKRVHGALLERMPVRKMRYWRWMEIPVGVTGVNITNNDAYNQGLVLMVDGRTIFRPTALKRQDAKRFTVDSMLILLQNDYMKWEKLWILSGPTTKPIALDLLNEHFIIKPNAEIRANPTLFYEWYEPISEPVSYYWVLHTLTECSVTCEGGNQTFQPVCVEDINGTRVNVSDIFCKDSPVPSTVYDCNTLRCPGVLWMISDWGQECSVTCGQGVFERFVECVEGYTMVVKPTIDCIVYLGYRPDATLPCSLDPCPTVIATTLSEITMNISTETEGEASMYGDVPTNDTDSGQGGGGVGGLPPFISIPNTASFNEYNLYLLLTGLSISASTACYKLTMRS; this is encoded by the exons ATGACCAATAAACGAAGCGTAGATTCAGAACCAGTCTCAAATCCAAACCCTGAAGTGAAGTTCAACGCGTTTGGTCAAGTCTACCACGTTCGTCTCCAACCAAACCGCTGGTTACTGAGACAAGGATTAGTCGTTGAACGAGTCGCTGCAGATGGAACGGTTACAGAAGAAGAGATACAAGATCGAGATTGTTATTACTTTGCTCACCTATTATCACACAGTAGTGAATCTGCAGGTGCTCTCAGTACATGTAACGGACTG CGTGGTTTAATAAGCCATGACGATACTGACATCTACATTGCTCCGTTGAAAGACCATCATGCAATGCGATACCGCCGGGAGATCGAAGACGTGATCGAAGGCGAGCAAGCCCATATTGTGTATAAACGAACATCACGTACACGTCGACAAACTACGTCGTCATCATCAGATGATTACATTGACGACAGTGATGATAACGACGATGACAGCGAGTTCTACTCTTATGATGATCAAAGGAGTGATTTTCGCGGCAACgacacttacatgtacaacaatGACACATTCTGTGAGCAAGTTTTCG CACCAGTGGATCTACCTGACCACTCCTTCCTGGATCACGGATCGGTGGATGGTGGCAATACGTCCGACTACGAACCAAACTTTGCCGATAGGTTGGCCGCTGATCAAGAAGACGGAGATCATTCCCAAGAAGGGGGTCATAGATACATCGAGGTCTTCGTCATCATCGACGACGCCATGGTCAGACATCACAGAGATGATGTCATGAATTACTCCTTTGCTATTATGAACATC GTTTCAAGAAGATACATTGATCCTTCATTGAACAATGAAATACGAATGGCTATCGTAAAATTAGCAGTGACTGAAACCCAAGACTTGACG CTGATTGGAAGGGATGGTAGAAACCACACTCTGACGATACATGGTAATGGCCCTGACCTAGTGGATGACGTATGTGGCTGGGCAAATATCTTGAATCCCGCCAGCGTTGATGATCCCCTACACTTTGATAACACAATTCTCATGACAAG TTTGAATCTATACCACGATCCCGACTATGGTTGTGAAAATGGTCGACATGTCATGTCATCCATGAAGGTCGTAGGGGCTTCATCCTTTAAATGGTCTCATTGTAGTGCAACCTACTTAGCACTGTTTCTCAA TTCTCACAAAGCAACATGCCTTCTGGATATGCCTTCAACAGATCATCCGGAAGTCAATATGATACCTATAGATCAATTAGCAGGTACACAGTATGACAGATTGTATCAATGTAAAAAGGCCTATGGATCTGATGTCCATGCACTATGTGGAACACGAGCTCATATT ACTTGTGGACAAATCGGTTGTAACCGGTACGGGTGGTGTTTGCATATTGCAGCCATGGAAGGCACCAGCTGCGGAAAAGACATG TGGTGTTACAGCGGGCACTGTCGTTCATCTATCGGGGGCATTCCCGACCCCATAGACGGTGGATGGGGGGAATGGGCGGAGGACTTCACCCCTTGTTCTCGTACATGCGGTACAGGTGTTACTTACAGACGACGACCATGTGATAACCCTGCCCCTCGTTATGGCGGCAAGGCGTGTGAAGGCCCGATGTATATCATGCACACTTGCAATGAGAAT CCATGTCCAGGTATCCAGAATGCAGACGATTACAGACGAAGGGAATGCTCCAATTCCAATTCTATGGTCTACAAATATCGTACGTTTGAATGGACCCCGGATACGGATGGCAATATTTTGG ATGATTGGCTGTGCGCTTTGAAATGCCAAGCAAGAATAGGAAGTTATGTGCTCGAGCATAACCGACCACCATATAAAGTATCGGGTGGAACTAAATGCTGGAGTGATGAACCAGATGAGCTAAGACGAACCAGAAGATGTGTCAATAACGAATGCAAA GAGTTCGGGTGCGATCGGGTGTATGAATCGGGTAAATTATTCGACAGTTGTGGTGTTTGCGAGGGGACTGGAAGGACGTGCAAACGGGTGCATGGAGCACTCCTAGAAAGGATGCCAGTAAGGAAAATGA GATACTGGAGGTGGATGGAGATACCCGTTGGAGTTACGGGGGTGAATATAACAAACAATGATGCTTACAATCAAGGTTTGG TTCTGATGGTTGATGGACGAACCATTTTTCGCCCGACTGCTTTAAAAAGACAGGATGCTAAACGATTCACCGTGGATAGTATGTTAATTCTCTTACAAAATGACTATATGAAGTGGGAAAAACTTTGGATTCTTTCTGGACCAACAACAAAGCCGATAGCTCTTGACCTTTTAAATGAACATTTTATTATCAAACCAAATGCTGAAATTCGTGCGAACCCAACGTTATTCTACGAGTGGTATGAACCGATCAGCGAGCCTGTCTCCTATTA TTGGGTGTTACATACGTTGACTGAGTGTTCGGTTACGTGTGAGGGAGGTAATCAGACGTTTCAACCAGTTTGTGTTGAG GATATCAATGGAACTCGTGTAAACGTAAGTGACATATTCTGTAAAGATTCCCCTGTACCATCAACCGTCTATGATTGCAATACACTGCGATGTCCCGGAGTGCTCTGGATGATAAGTGATTGGGGTCAG GAGTGCTCTGTGACATGTGGACAAGGCGTCTTCGAGCGTTTCGTTGAGTGTGTAGAAGGCTATACCATGGTGGTCAAACCGACCATTGACTGCATTGTATATCTGGGGTATAGACCTGATGCAACCTTGCCATGTTCTCTTGATCCATGTCCTACCGTCATTGCGACCACATTATCAG AGATTACAATGAACATATCAACAGAAACTGAAGGAGAAGCATCTATGTATGGTGACGTACCAACTAACGATACAGACTCGGGTCAAGGAGGAGGAGGGGTTGGAGGACTTCCACCATTCATTTCTATACCAAATACTGCTTCTTTTAACGAGTACAATCTTTATCTACTACTCACAGGTCTTTCGATCAGTGCTTCAACAGCGTGTTATAAACTTACAATGCGATCGTAG
- the LOC121422076 gene encoding A disintegrin and metalloproteinase with thrombospondin motifs 18-like isoform X1 → MTNKRSVDSEPVSNPNPEVKFNAFGQVYHVRLQPNRWLLRQGLVVERVAADGTVTEEEIQDRDCYYFAHLLSHSSESAGALSTCNGLRGLISHDDTDIYIAPLKDHHAMRYRREIEDVIEGEQAHIVYKRTSRTRRQTTSSSSDDYIDDSDDNDDDSEFYSYDDQRSDFRGNDTYMYNNDTFCEQVFAPVDLPDHSFLDHGSVDGGNTSDYEPNFADRLAADQEDGDHSQEGGHRYIEVFVIIDDAMVRHHRDDVMNYSFAIMNIVSRRYIDPSLNNEIRMAIVKLAVTETQDLTLIGRDGRNHTLTIHGNGPDLVDDVCGWANILNPASVDDPLHFDNTILMTRRDLYTVSGGRKNFGLLGRAPIGTICRRSYSCNVNEEDGLEAALTITHELGHNLNLYHDPDYGCENGRHVMSSMKVVGASSFKWSHCSATYLALFLNSHKATCLLDMPSTDHPEVNMIPIDQLAGTQYDRLYQCKKAYGSDVHALCGTRAHITCGQIGCNRYGWCLHIAAMEGTSCGKDMWCYSGHCRSSIGGIPDPIDGGWGEWAEDFTPCSRTCGTGVTYRRRPCDNPAPRYGGKACEGPMYIMHTCNENPCPGIQNADDYRRRECSNSNSMVYKYRTFEWTPDTDGNILDDWLCALKCQARIGSYVLEHNRPPYKVSGGTKCWSDEPDELRRTRRCVNNECKEFGCDRVYESGKLFDSCGVCEGTGRTCKRVHGALLERMPVRKMRYWRWMEIPVGVTGVNITNNDAYNQGLVLMVDGRTIFRPTALKRQDAKRFTVDSMLILLQNDYMKWEKLWILSGPTTKPIALDLLNEHFIIKPNAEIRANPTLFYEWYEPISEPVSYYWVLHTLTECSVTCEGGNQTFQPVCVEDINGTRVNVSDIFCKDSPVPSTVYDCNTLRCPGVLWMISDWGQECSVTCGQGVFERFVECVEGYTMVVKPTIDCIVYLGYRPDATLPCSLDPCPTVIATTLSEITMNISTETEGEASMYGDVPTNDTDSGQGGGGVGGLPPFISIPNTASFNEYNLYLLLTGLSISASTACYKLTMRS, encoded by the exons ATGACCAATAAACGAAGCGTAGATTCAGAACCAGTCTCAAATCCAAACCCTGAAGTGAAGTTCAACGCGTTTGGTCAAGTCTACCACGTTCGTCTCCAACCAAACCGCTGGTTACTGAGACAAGGATTAGTCGTTGAACGAGTCGCTGCAGATGGAACGGTTACAGAAGAAGAGATACAAGATCGAGATTGTTATTACTTTGCTCACCTATTATCACACAGTAGTGAATCTGCAGGTGCTCTCAGTACATGTAACGGACTG CGTGGTTTAATAAGCCATGACGATACTGACATCTACATTGCTCCGTTGAAAGACCATCATGCAATGCGATACCGCCGGGAGATCGAAGACGTGATCGAAGGCGAGCAAGCCCATATTGTGTATAAACGAACATCACGTACACGTCGACAAACTACGTCGTCATCATCAGATGATTACATTGACGACAGTGATGATAACGACGATGACAGCGAGTTCTACTCTTATGATGATCAAAGGAGTGATTTTCGCGGCAACgacacttacatgtacaacaatGACACATTCTGTGAGCAAGTTTTCG CACCAGTGGATCTACCTGACCACTCCTTCCTGGATCACGGATCGGTGGATGGTGGCAATACGTCCGACTACGAACCAAACTTTGCCGATAGGTTGGCCGCTGATCAAGAAGACGGAGATCATTCCCAAGAAGGGGGTCATAGATACATCGAGGTCTTCGTCATCATCGACGACGCCATGGTCAGACATCACAGAGATGATGTCATGAATTACTCCTTTGCTATTATGAACATC GTTTCAAGAAGATACATTGATCCTTCATTGAACAATGAAATACGAATGGCTATCGTAAAATTAGCAGTGACTGAAACCCAAGACTTGACG CTGATTGGAAGGGATGGTAGAAACCACACTCTGACGATACATGGTAATGGCCCTGACCTAGTGGATGACGTATGTGGCTGGGCAAATATCTTGAATCCCGCCAGCGTTGATGATCCCCTACACTTTGATAACACAATTCTCATGACAAG GAGAGACCTGTATACCGTCTCTGGAGGCCGTAAGAACTTTGGGCTGTTAGGAAGGGCACCTATTGGGACGATCTGTAGACGGAGTTATTCTTGTAATGTAAATGAAGAAGATGGGTTGGAAGCAGCACTAACAATCACTCATGAACTTGGTCATAA TTTGAATCTATACCACGATCCCGACTATGGTTGTGAAAATGGTCGACATGTCATGTCATCCATGAAGGTCGTAGGGGCTTCATCCTTTAAATGGTCTCATTGTAGTGCAACCTACTTAGCACTGTTTCTCAA TTCTCACAAAGCAACATGCCTTCTGGATATGCCTTCAACAGATCATCCGGAAGTCAATATGATACCTATAGATCAATTAGCAGGTACACAGTATGACAGATTGTATCAATGTAAAAAGGCCTATGGATCTGATGTCCATGCACTATGTGGAACACGAGCTCATATT ACTTGTGGACAAATCGGTTGTAACCGGTACGGGTGGTGTTTGCATATTGCAGCCATGGAAGGCACCAGCTGCGGAAAAGACATG TGGTGTTACAGCGGGCACTGTCGTTCATCTATCGGGGGCATTCCCGACCCCATAGACGGTGGATGGGGGGAATGGGCGGAGGACTTCACCCCTTGTTCTCGTACATGCGGTACAGGTGTTACTTACAGACGACGACCATGTGATAACCCTGCCCCTCGTTATGGCGGCAAGGCGTGTGAAGGCCCGATGTATATCATGCACACTTGCAATGAGAAT CCATGTCCAGGTATCCAGAATGCAGACGATTACAGACGAAGGGAATGCTCCAATTCCAATTCTATGGTCTACAAATATCGTACGTTTGAATGGACCCCGGATACGGATGGCAATATTTTGG ATGATTGGCTGTGCGCTTTGAAATGCCAAGCAAGAATAGGAAGTTATGTGCTCGAGCATAACCGACCACCATATAAAGTATCGGGTGGAACTAAATGCTGGAGTGATGAACCAGATGAGCTAAGACGAACCAGAAGATGTGTCAATAACGAATGCAAA GAGTTCGGGTGCGATCGGGTGTATGAATCGGGTAAATTATTCGACAGTTGTGGTGTTTGCGAGGGGACTGGAAGGACGTGCAAACGGGTGCATGGAGCACTCCTAGAAAGGATGCCAGTAAGGAAAATGA GATACTGGAGGTGGATGGAGATACCCGTTGGAGTTACGGGGGTGAATATAACAAACAATGATGCTTACAATCAAGGTTTGG TTCTGATGGTTGATGGACGAACCATTTTTCGCCCGACTGCTTTAAAAAGACAGGATGCTAAACGATTCACCGTGGATAGTATGTTAATTCTCTTACAAAATGACTATATGAAGTGGGAAAAACTTTGGATTCTTTCTGGACCAACAACAAAGCCGATAGCTCTTGACCTTTTAAATGAACATTTTATTATCAAACCAAATGCTGAAATTCGTGCGAACCCAACGTTATTCTACGAGTGGTATGAACCGATCAGCGAGCCTGTCTCCTATTA TTGGGTGTTACATACGTTGACTGAGTGTTCGGTTACGTGTGAGGGAGGTAATCAGACGTTTCAACCAGTTTGTGTTGAG GATATCAATGGAACTCGTGTAAACGTAAGTGACATATTCTGTAAAGATTCCCCTGTACCATCAACCGTCTATGATTGCAATACACTGCGATGTCCCGGAGTGCTCTGGATGATAAGTGATTGGGGTCAG GAGTGCTCTGTGACATGTGGACAAGGCGTCTTCGAGCGTTTCGTTGAGTGTGTAGAAGGCTATACCATGGTGGTCAAACCGACCATTGACTGCATTGTATATCTGGGGTATAGACCTGATGCAACCTTGCCATGTTCTCTTGATCCATGTCCTACCGTCATTGCGACCACATTATCAG AGATTACAATGAACATATCAACAGAAACTGAAGGAGAAGCATCTATGTATGGTGACGTACCAACTAACGATACAGACTCGGGTCAAGGAGGAGGAGGGGTTGGAGGACTTCCACCATTCATTTCTATACCAAATACTGCTTCTTTTAACGAGTACAATCTTTATCTACTACTCACAGGTCTTTCGATCAGTGCTTCAACAGCGTGTTATAAACTTACAATGCGATCGTAG